The nucleotide window tcaCGGGGACAGAGCAAACTAGGAAAGCCACTGTGCTTGGTGAGACTGGCatacctgtgcacacatacatcatacatacacatgataacaataataaagtcAAATTAAAATAAGCAGGGCCTGGAGAACGATACTGATTAGAGATGAACCTCATGGGGCTAGAaggatggctcatcagttaggagtacatattgctcttgcagtggacccaaacttggttcccagcacttgtgttgggtggctcacaacagcctataaTTCCAACCCCATGTGATCCAattccatcttctggcctctgtgggcacctacacagacacataagtaacagttttttttgttttttttttttttattgcaattACAATAAAAGGCTTCTGTCAGAATTTATAGGAGAAAATGTAGTCAAATCTTGCCCTTTGTGTCCTGGTGGTCACAGTAGGGCCAGGCATTTGAAGGTCTCTTTGTGAACTGCACAGCAATTCCTGTTTTTGCAAGCCTAGCAAGGTTGCTTGCTCCTTTGCCTGTGTATGATTTAGAGAAGGGAGATATGGGTCCTAGGAACTGTGTGGATGGGACACAGGTACAAGGGAAATAGCATACTGATTTCAAGGCTTAGACCAGTAGGAAGGCTCAGTGGGAGGTGCCCATTGTCAAGCCTAATGACCTAAGTTCAAGCTCCAGAACCTACacagtggaaggtgagaactgactcctccaagttgtcctctggtctctccaagtgcaccccaccaccaccaataaataaaataatgaattttcaaGCCTTCACCAGCTGCTTGGAATAAGGAAGGATGAAACAAGAAAAGGCAAGGAATGAAGATGGCTCTATCCATTCCCTCTCAAATAATGATTAAACCCATCACAGGACACCTCCCAGCAGTTCCATTAGGCTCTGGTGGATGGTCAATGGCCAGTGTCCCGCCCCCCCCTTCAGGAGGTAACATGCAAATACATACTGTGTTGCTGAGCTGGAGAAACATATCGCTTATGGGATTTCAGTGAAACAGGAGGCCACAGTTATAAAAATTCAGtagagaaaagacaagaaaaacaaaataaagcaagacAGACCCAAAAATAGAAGCATGTGTATACTAACCTAATGACAGAGCaaaaagtgtttttaatttttcttttacatttattgagtgtgagtgtgtgcacacgcaAGTGCATGCAAGCCACACTActtgtgtggagaccagaagacaacttgcaggagttggccctctccttccaccatgtggattccagggattggaCTGGAGCTGTCAGACTTGATagtaagtgcccttaacctctgagccattgtcCCCATTCAGGAAAGTttcaaacaaacgaacaaataagcttttgttttgttttgtttgtttttaattttatgtgtacaggtgttttgccttcataaaTGTCTATGCACCACAAGTGTGTAGTGtcctgagaggccaggagaggttactcaatcccctgaaactggaactaaaggtggctgtgagctgctatgtagatgctggggtttgaacttgggtccttggaagaccaaccagtgctcttaaccactgagccatctctccagcccagaaaagaACTTTTCATGGGCATCTAATGGTGGGAGCACTACTGACCAACAAAAATTAGCTAGAACAAAGTCCCCAGAAGCCATAATCAACAGTGAACGCACTCTACAAACTAGGCAGGTGAGTGAAAACTAAGGAAATCACTCCCTCTCATATTTAAAGCCTTTTAATCCCCGCACATAACAGTGAAAGAATTCTTAGAAATTAGACAAAAGTGTTTGGTGGGTTTGAATTGATGGGCCAGGCAAGCTTCTTTTCCCTGGCTTCTCGGTCAAATGAGTCATAGATGGAGTCTTTGGTTATCGTCCTGCTCATGGGAGGGATTTCCGAAATGCCAACATAGTTTCTTTTGGCCATCCTTGAACTGGTGGTGATGGTGTAGGCATTGCTGCGGTAACATTTCATGGAGGACATGCAGAAAGTCTCTTTCATCCCTCTCCGAAAATTGGCATTATAAATCGAGTAGAGAGTGGGTTTTGAGGCTGAAGAGCTAAAGGATACCCACGTGACCGCTGTGAAGACAAGGGAGCTCTTTTTGTAGTCTTGCTCATGGGGGTGCCAGAGCTGAGCCACATGGAAAGGCAGCCAGGAGAATAGAAACACCACGTTCAAGAGGAGAAACATCTTGACTGTTTTCACCTTTGTCCTGGGGACAATGTTCATCGTCCTCCTCAGGGTCCGCCCATCAGTGCCTATTCTCCAGATATACTTTACGACCTTCTGGTAAAATAAGATTATGAGGACAGAGGGAATCACAAAGCCCACCAAGAAGTGGATGACCATATAGGCAGTTCCCtcccaggagggagggaggaagt belongs to Onychomys torridus chromosome 3, mOncTor1.1, whole genome shotgun sequence and includes:
- the Gpr19 gene encoding probable G-protein coupled receptor 19 isoform X2; the protein is MDNDQPPVVTATLLVPLPNHSCMEAAEALLPHGLMELHEEHSWMSNRTDLQYGLNPGEVATASIFFGALWLFSIFGNSLVCLVIHRSRRTQSTTNYFVVSMACADLLISVASTPFVVLQFTTGRWTLGSAMCKVVRYFQYLTPGVQIYVLLSICIDRFYTIIYPLSFKVSREKAKKMIAASWILDAAFVTPVFFFYGSGWDSHCNYFLPPSWEGTAYMVIHFLVGFVIPSVLIILFYQKVVKYIWRIGTDGRTLRRTMNIVPRTKVKTVKMFLLLNVVFLFSWLPFHVAQLWHPHEQDYKKSSLVFTAVTWVSFSSSASKPTLYSIYNANFRRGMKETFCMSSMKCYRSNAYTITTSSRMAKRNYVGISEIPPMSRTITKDSIYDSFDREAREKKLAWPINSNPPNTFV